One Syntrophorhabdaceae bacterium DNA segment encodes these proteins:
- a CDS encoding DUF488 domain-containing protein: protein MIYSIGYQKMTVDTLEETLKAYSITLLIDVRSVPYSRKPEFNRKRLEKRFGLEVYVWKGEVLGGKYGPAQESGIDFLCQLNKQGKQILMCLENDPRDCHRYQDIGIRLLDHGIEVIHLHDGVEETTSQIMKGAPYDRHS from the coding sequence ATGATCTATTCAATCGGTTATCAGAAGATGACAGTCGATACGCTCGAAGAAACACTGAAGGCTTATAGTATCACCCTCCTCATAGATGTGCGTTCGGTACCTTATTCGAGAAAGCCCGAATTCAACCGCAAGAGGTTAGAGAAGCGCTTCGGTCTCGAAGTCTACGTATGGAAGGGTGAGGTATTAGGAGGCAAGTATGGCCCCGCCCAGGAAAGTGGCATTGACTTCCTCTGCCAGCTCAACAAACAAGGCAAACAAATTCTCATGTGTCTTGAGAACGATCCCAGAGACTGCCACCGCTACCAGGATATCGGCATCCGGCTTCTTGACCACGGCATCGAAGTGATCCACCTTCACGACGGCGTGGAGGAAACAACATCCCAGATCATGAAAGGAGCACCCTATGACCGGCACAGCTAA